A genome region from Bradyrhizobium commune includes the following:
- a CDS encoding cytochrome b/b6 domain-containing protein, whose translation MSSLTVTDDQVGTTRAKVIQPIWVRLMHWTNAVAMILMIMSGWQIYNASPLFDFRFSHDVTLGGWLGGALLWHFAAMWLLMVNGLAYLITGFATGRFARKLLPITPAGVIHDVKAALTFKLSHDDLSVYNYVQRTLYAGIILVGVLIVLSGLSMWKPVQLHWLVMLFGDYPTARYVHFFCMAAICAFLVVHVLLALLVPKSLRAMIIGR comes from the coding sequence ATGTCGAGCCTCACCGTAACCGACGATCAGGTCGGGACCACGCGCGCCAAAGTGATCCAGCCGATCTGGGTCCGCCTGATGCACTGGACCAATGCGGTGGCCATGATCCTGATGATCATGTCGGGCTGGCAGATCTACAACGCCTCACCGCTGTTCGATTTCCGCTTCTCCCACGACGTCACGCTCGGTGGCTGGCTCGGCGGCGCGCTGCTCTGGCACTTTGCCGCGATGTGGCTGCTGATGGTTAACGGCCTCGCTTATCTCATCACCGGTTTCGCCACCGGCCGCTTCGCCAGGAAGCTGCTGCCGATCACGCCGGCGGGCGTGATCCACGACGTCAAGGCGGCGCTGACCTTCAAGCTCAGTCATGACGATCTCAGCGTCTACAATTACGTGCAGCGCACGCTCTATGCCGGCATCATACTGGTCGGCGTGCTGATCGTGTTGTCGGGCCTGTCGATGTGGAAGCCGGTGCAGCTGCATTGGCTGGTGATGCTGTTCGGCGACTATCCGACCGCGCGCTACGTGCATTTCTTCTGCATGGCCGCGATCTGCGCCTTCCTCGTCGTTCACGTTCTGCTCGCGCTGCTGGTGCCGAAGAGCCTGCGCGCGATGATCATCGGTCGCTGA
- a CDS encoding succinate dehydrogenase iron-sulfur subunit: MVEFALPKNSKITGGKTWPKPAGATELREFRVYRWNPDDGKNPSVDTYYVDTHDCGPMVLDGLIWIKNHIDPSLTFRRSCREGVCGSCAMNIDGQNTLACTRSMHDVKDGAVKINPLPHQPVVKDLVPDLTNFYAQYASVEPWLKTTSPTPQKEWRQSHEDREKLDGLYECILCACCSTSCPSYWWNSDRYLGPAALLQANRWVSDSRDEATGERLDDLEDPFRLYRCHTIMNCAKACPKGLNPAEAIAELKLKMVERQV, translated from the coding sequence ATGGTTGAATTCGCACTTCCGAAGAACTCCAAGATCACCGGCGGCAAGACCTGGCCGAAGCCCGCGGGCGCGACCGAGCTTCGCGAATTCCGCGTCTATCGCTGGAATCCGGACGACGGCAAGAATCCGAGCGTCGACACCTATTACGTCGACACCCATGATTGCGGCCCGATGGTGCTGGACGGCCTGATCTGGATCAAGAACCACATCGATCCGTCGCTGACCTTCCGCCGCTCCTGCCGCGAAGGCGTCTGCGGCTCCTGCGCCATGAACATCGACGGCCAGAACACGCTCGCCTGCACCCGCTCGATGCACGACGTCAAGGACGGCGCGGTGAAGATCAATCCACTGCCGCACCAGCCGGTGGTGAAGGACCTCGTCCCCGACCTCACCAACTTCTATGCGCAGTATGCCTCGGTCGAACCCTGGCTGAAGACGACCTCGCCGACGCCGCAGAAGGAATGGCGCCAGAGCCACGAGGACCGCGAGAAGCTCGACGGCCTCTACGAGTGCATTCTCTGCGCCTGCTGCTCGACCTCGTGCCCGAGCTATTGGTGGAACAGCGACCGCTATCTCGGTCCCGCCGCCCTGCTCCAGGCCAACCGCTGGGTCTCGGACTCCCGTGATGAAGCCACCGGCGAACGGCTCGACGATCTCGAGGACCCGTTCCGGCTCTATCGCTGCCACACCATCATGAACTGCGCCAAGGCCTGCCCGAAGGGCCTCAACCCGGCCGAAGCCATCGCCGAGCTCAAGCTCAAGATGGTCGAGCGGCAGGTCTAG
- a CDS encoding fasciclin domain-containing protein, producing the protein MSKRIAYLTAAAFSALAITATVVAPARAEEKTVMVGGAAMFPSKNIVQNAVNSKDHTTLVAAVKAAGLVPTLEGKGPFTVFAPTNAAFGKLPAGTVDNLVKPENKATLTKILTYHVVAGKLEASDLTDGKKLKTVEGEELTVKKQDGKTWIVDAKGGTSMVTISNVNQSNGVIHVVDTVLMPAT; encoded by the coding sequence ATGTCGAAGCGCATTGCCTATCTCACTGCCGCTGCCTTCAGCGCGCTGGCCATCACCGCGACCGTGGTCGCGCCGGCCCGTGCCGAGGAAAAGACCGTCATGGTCGGCGGCGCCGCGATGTTCCCGTCGAAGAACATCGTCCAGAACGCGGTCAATTCGAAGGACCACACCACGCTGGTGGCGGCGGTGAAGGCGGCTGGCCTGGTGCCGACGCTGGAAGGCAAGGGCCCGTTCACGGTGTTCGCGCCGACCAACGCCGCCTTCGGCAAGCTGCCGGCCGGCACCGTCGACAATCTGGTCAAGCCCGAGAACAAGGCGACCCTGACCAAGATCCTCACCTACCATGTCGTGGCCGGCAAGCTCGAGGCCTCCGACCTCACCGACGGCAAGAAGCTCAAGACCGTCGAGGGCGAGGAGCTCACCGTGAAGAAGCAGGACGGCAAGACCTGGATCGTCGACGCCAAGGGCGGCACCTCGATGGTGACCATCTCCAATGTCAACCAGTCCAACGGCGTCATCCATGTGGTCGACACCGTGCTGATGCCGGCGACGTAA
- the sdhD gene encoding succinate dehydrogenase, hydrophobic membrane anchor protein, whose protein sequence is MSATDLPKRSMRTPLGRVRNLGAAHSGTSDFWRQRITAVAMTLLMIPALVIVMILLGRNQVGAAQILSSLPVAVILLLFIFACAWHMKIGMQVVIEDYVHNEKLKLVSIMLNNFFAIAVALASTYAILKLSSGV, encoded by the coding sequence ATGAGCGCAACCGACTTGCCGAAGCGCAGCATGCGCACCCCGCTCGGCCGCGTCCGCAATCTTGGCGCGGCCCATTCCGGCACGTCCGATTTCTGGCGTCAGCGCATCACCGCCGTCGCGATGACCCTGCTGATGATCCCGGCACTGGTGATCGTCATGATCCTGCTCGGCCGCAACCAGGTCGGCGCTGCGCAGATCCTCTCTTCGCTGCCCGTCGCCGTGATCCTGCTGCTGTTCATCTTCGCCTGCGCCTGGCACATGAAGATCGGCATGCAGGTCGTGATCGAGGACTACGTCCATAACGAGAAGCTGAAGCTCGTCTCGATCATGCTCAACAATTTCTTCGCGATCGCCGTGGCACTCGCCTCGACCTATGCGATCCTGAAGCTTTCATCCGGAGTGTAA
- a CDS encoding LysR family transcriptional regulator, translated as MAVDQLAAMATFVRAVDAGSLSAAARALPSSLTSVSRQISALEQHFGTRLLVRTTRQLALTEDGRVLYERARSILGELREIEEALAGSRREPSGRLRVSAPTLMGRLLIAPLLGDFLRACPSLAVDLLLVDRNVDLIEEDVHLALRVGRVPDSQLVARKLAEVQMIHCASPDYLARRGEPQTPSDLAQHDCLVFSDAPGMATWRFGRAEGPRVRVAGRLWVNSLDALATAAEAGAGIVRVPSWQVERQLGEGRLRRLLREHEPAPAPLHALYQPSRLGSAKIRAFIDFLIERWRVSDPLSR; from the coding sequence ATGGCCGTGGACCAGCTCGCAGCGATGGCGACCTTTGTGCGGGCGGTGGATGCCGGCAGCCTGTCCGCAGCGGCGCGGGCGCTGCCGAGCTCGCTGACATCGGTCAGCCGGCAGATTTCAGCCCTCGAGCAGCATTTCGGTACCCGATTGCTGGTGCGGACCACGCGGCAACTCGCGCTCACCGAAGACGGACGCGTTCTCTACGAACGCGCCAGATCGATCCTCGGCGAGTTGCGGGAGATCGAGGAAGCGCTGGCGGGAAGCCGCCGCGAACCGTCGGGGCGCCTGCGCGTCAGTGCGCCGACATTGATGGGACGCCTGCTGATTGCGCCGCTGCTCGGCGATTTCCTGCGCGCCTGTCCGTCGCTCGCCGTCGATCTGCTGCTGGTCGACCGCAACGTCGACCTGATCGAGGAGGACGTGCACCTGGCGCTCCGCGTCGGACGCGTTCCCGACTCGCAGCTCGTGGCGCGAAAGCTTGCGGAAGTGCAGATGATCCATTGCGCCTCGCCCGACTATCTCGCGCGCCGCGGTGAGCCGCAGACCCCGTCCGATCTGGCACAGCATGATTGCCTGGTGTTTTCCGACGCGCCCGGCATGGCGACGTGGCGATTTGGCCGCGCCGAGGGTCCGCGCGTCCGCGTCGCGGGACGTCTGTGGGTCAACAGCCTCGATGCCCTCGCCACCGCCGCGGAAGCCGGCGCCGGCATCGTGCGTGTGCCGTCTTGGCAGGTGGAAAGGCAGCTTGGCGAAGGACGTTTGCGGCGTCTCCTGCGCGAGCACGAGCCGGCTCCAGCGCCGCTCCACGCGCTCTATCAGCCGTCGCGCCTGGGCTCGGCGAAGATTCGCGCCTTCATCGACTTCCTGATCGAACGATGGCGCGTAAGCGATCCGCTCAGCCGTTGA
- a CDS encoding malonate--CoA ligase, with product MNQAANANLFSRLFDSLDDPKRLAIETHDGAHISYGDLIARAGQMANVLVARGVKPGDRVAVQVEKSVANIVLYLATVRAGAVYLPLNTAYTLNELDYFIDDAEPTLVVCDPSKAEGLAPIAAKASAKVETLGPDGKGSLTDAAGKASREFATVARANDDLAAILYTSGTTGRSKGAMLTHDNLASNSLSLVGYWRFTDKDVLIHALPIYHTHGLFVATNVTLFARASMIFLPKLDPDLIIKLMARATVLMGVPTFYTRLLQNPALSRETTKHMRLFVSGSAPLLAETHREWSARTGHAVLERYGMTETNMNTSNPYDGERVPGAVGFPLPGVSVRVTDPETGKELPRDEIGMIEVKGPNVFKGYWRMPEKTKAEFRPDGFFITGDLGKIDGKGYVHILGRGKDLVISGGFNVYPKEIESEIDAMPGVIESAVIGVPHADFGEGVTAVLVCNKGADVSEASVLKALDGRLAKFKMPKRVFVVDELPRNTMGKVQKNVLRDAYKDIFAKK from the coding sequence ATGAACCAAGCTGCCAACGCCAATCTGTTTTCCCGCCTGTTCGATAGCCTGGACGACCCAAAGCGCCTCGCGATCGAAACGCATGACGGCGCCCATATCAGCTATGGCGATCTGATCGCGCGGGCCGGGCAAATGGCGAATGTGCTGGTCGCGCGTGGCGTGAAGCCCGGCGACCGCGTGGCGGTGCAGGTCGAGAAATCCGTCGCCAATATCGTGCTGTATCTGGCGACCGTGCGGGCCGGCGCGGTCTATCTGCCGCTCAACACCGCCTATACGCTGAACGAGCTCGACTACTTCATCGACGACGCCGAGCCGACGCTGGTGGTTTGCGATCCCTCCAAGGCCGAGGGTCTCGCCCCGATCGCGGCCAAAGCAAGTGCCAAGGTCGAAACGCTCGGACCGGACGGCAAGGGCTCGCTGACGGACGCCGCCGGCAAGGCGAGCCGCGAATTCGCGACCGTCGCCCGTGCAAACGACGATCTCGCCGCGATCCTCTACACGTCGGGCACCACCGGCCGTTCCAAGGGCGCGATGCTGACCCACGACAATCTCGCGTCGAACTCGCTCTCGCTCGTCGGCTACTGGCGCTTCACCGACAAGGACGTGCTGATCCACGCGCTGCCGATCTACCATACCCACGGCCTGTTCGTGGCGACCAACGTAACGCTGTTCGCCCGCGCCTCGATGATCTTCCTGCCGAAGCTCGACCCGGATCTGATCATCAAGCTGATGGCACGCGCCACCGTGCTGATGGGTGTGCCGACGTTCTACACGCGGCTGCTGCAAAATCCCGCGCTGTCGCGCGAGACCACCAAGCACATGCGCCTGTTCGTCTCGGGCTCGGCACCTTTGCTGGCCGAAACCCATCGCGAATGGTCCGCGCGCACCGGGCATGCCGTGCTCGAGCGCTACGGCATGACCGAGACCAACATGAACACGTCGAACCCCTATGACGGCGAGCGCGTACCCGGCGCGGTCGGCTTTCCGCTGCCCGGCGTGTCCGTCCGTGTCACCGATCCCGAGACCGGCAAGGAGCTGCCGCGCGACGAAATCGGCATGATCGAGGTCAAGGGCCCGAACGTGTTCAAGGGCTATTGGCGCATGCCGGAGAAGACCAAGGCCGAATTCCGGCCCGACGGCTTCTTCATCACCGGCGATCTCGGTAAGATCGACGGCAAGGGCTACGTCCACATCCTCGGCCGCGGCAAGGATCTGGTGATCTCCGGCGGCTTCAACGTCTACCCGAAGGAAATCGAGAGCGAGATCGACGCCATGCCGGGCGTGATCGAATCCGCCGTAATCGGCGTGCCGCATGCCGATTTCGGTGAGGGCGTCACGGCGGTTCTCGTTTGCAACAAGGGCGCCGATGTCAGCGAAGCCTCGGTGCTGAAGGCGCTCGACGGCCGGCTCGCCAAATTCAAGATGCCAAAGCGCGTCTTCGTCGTCGACGAGCTGCCGCGCAACACCATGGGCAAGGTGCAGAAGAACGTGCTGCGGGATGCGTACAAGGATATCTTCGCGAAGAAGTGA
- the sdhA gene encoding succinate dehydrogenase flavoprotein subunit translates to MATGTSAAETNGKGNGAPATNGKAYPIEDHTYDVVVVGAGGAGLRAVVGCSEAGLRTACITKVFPTRSHTVAAQGGISASLGNMHKDDWRWHMYDTVKGSDWLGDQDAIEYMVRNAPEAVYELEHWGVPFSRTEDGKIYQRPFGGMTTEFGKSQAQRTCAAADRTGHAMLHTMYGQSLRHAAEFFIEFFAIDLIMDDQGTCRGVIALKLDDGTLHRFRAQTVILATGGYGRAYASCTSAHTCTGDGGGMVLRAGLPMQDMEFVQFHPTGIYGSGCLVTEGARGEGGYLVNSEGERFMERYAPSAKDLASRDVVSRAMTIEIREGRGVGKKKDHIFLHLDHLDPAVLAERLPGISESAKIFANVDVTREPIPIVPTVHYNMGGIPTNYHGEVLTKKDGDDNAIIPGLMAIGEAACVSVHGANRLGSNSLIDLVVFGRAAALRLAEKLTPNASQPELPANSSELALGRLDHYRYASGGTPTAKLREGMQHVMQNNCAVFRTGEVLSEGQNLIEKVHSGITDIAVSDRSLVWNSDLIETLEFDNLISQAVVTMDSAANRTESRGAHAREDFSARDDKNWMKHTLAWLDDNGKVKIEYRPVHDYTMTNDVQYIPPKARVY, encoded by the coding sequence ATGGCCACCGGAACATCGGCCGCCGAGACGAATGGCAAGGGCAACGGCGCTCCCGCCACCAATGGAAAAGCCTATCCGATCGAAGACCACACCTATGACGTCGTCGTTGTCGGCGCCGGCGGCGCCGGCCTGCGCGCCGTGGTCGGTTGCAGCGAGGCTGGCCTGCGCACCGCCTGCATCACAAAAGTGTTTCCGACCCGTTCTCACACGGTGGCGGCGCAGGGTGGCATCTCGGCTTCGCTCGGCAACATGCACAAGGATGACTGGCGCTGGCACATGTACGACACCGTGAAGGGGTCGGACTGGCTCGGCGATCAGGACGCGATCGAATACATGGTGCGCAACGCGCCCGAGGCGGTCTACGAGCTCGAACATTGGGGCGTGCCGTTCTCGCGTACCGAGGACGGCAAGATCTACCAGCGCCCGTTCGGCGGCATGACCACCGAGTTCGGCAAGAGCCAGGCGCAGCGTACCTGCGCCGCCGCCGATCGCACCGGCCACGCCATGCTGCACACGATGTACGGCCAGTCGCTGCGCCACGCGGCCGAGTTCTTCATCGAGTTCTTCGCCATCGACCTGATCATGGACGACCAGGGCACCTGCCGCGGCGTCATCGCGCTCAAGCTCGACGACGGCACGCTGCATCGCTTCCGCGCCCAGACCGTGATTCTGGCCACTGGCGGCTACGGCCGCGCCTATGCCTCCTGCACCTCGGCCCACACCTGCACCGGTGACGGCGGCGGCATGGTGCTGCGCGCCGGCCTGCCGATGCAGGACATGGAGTTCGTGCAGTTCCACCCGACCGGCATCTACGGCTCGGGCTGTCTCGTCACCGAAGGCGCGCGCGGCGAGGGCGGCTATCTCGTCAACTCCGAGGGCGAGCGTTTCATGGAGCGCTACGCGCCTTCCGCAAAGGATCTGGCCTCGCGCGACGTCGTCTCGCGCGCGATGACCATCGAGATCCGCGAAGGCCGCGGCGTCGGCAAGAAGAAGGATCACATCTTCCTTCATCTCGACCATCTCGATCCCGCGGTGCTCGCCGAGCGGCTGCCGGGCATCTCCGAATCCGCCAAGATCTTCGCCAATGTCGACGTGACGCGCGAGCCGATCCCGATCGTGCCGACCGTGCACTACAACATGGGCGGCATCCCGACGAACTATCACGGCGAAGTGCTGACCAAGAAGGACGGCGACGACAACGCCATCATTCCAGGCCTGATGGCGATCGGCGAAGCCGCCTGCGTCTCCGTGCACGGCGCCAACCGCCTCGGCTCCAACTCGCTGATCGACCTCGTCGTGTTCGGCCGCGCCGCGGCGCTGCGTCTCGCCGAGAAGCTGACGCCGAACGCCAGTCAGCCCGAGCTGCCGGCGAACTCGTCCGAGCTCGCGCTCGGCCGCCTCGACCATTACCGCTACGCCTCGGGCGGCACGCCGACCGCGAAGCTGCGCGAAGGCATGCAGCACGTGATGCAGAACAATTGCGCGGTGTTCCGCACCGGCGAAGTCTTGAGCGAAGGCCAGAACCTGATCGAGAAGGTCCACAGCGGCATCACCGACATCGCCGTGTCCGACCGCTCGCTGGTGTGGAATTCCGACCTGATCGAGACGCTCGAGTTCGACAATCTGATCTCGCAGGCGGTGGTGACGATGGATTCCGCCGCCAACCGCACCGAGAGCCGCGGTGCGCATGCCCGCGAGGATTTCTCGGCGCGCGACGACAAGAACTGGATGAAGCACACGCTGGCCTGGCTCGATGACAACGGCAAGGTCAAGATCGAGTACCGCCCGGTTCACGACTACACCATGACCAACGACGTGCAGTACATCCCGCCCAAAGCGCGCGTGTATTGA
- the sdhC gene encoding succinate dehydrogenase, cytochrome b556 subunit — translation MTARIERPLSPHMQVYRWTLTMALSIVHRATGIALYVGTLLLVWWLVAAASGPAAYANVQAFTGSIIGRLIVFGYTWALMHHMLSGIRHFVWDLGYGFKANEREALTWGALIGGIVLTVLIWIIAYMIGGGR, via the coding sequence ATGACCGCACGGATCGAACGACCGCTTTCACCACACATGCAAGTCTACCGCTGGACGCTGACGATGGCGCTGTCCATCGTCCACCGTGCCACCGGTATCGCCCTTTATGTTGGAACCCTGCTGCTGGTCTGGTGGCTGGTCGCAGCCGCCTCCGGCCCCGCCGCCTACGCCAACGTCCAGGCCTTCACCGGCAGCATCATCGGGCGCCTGATCGTGTTCGGCTACACCTGGGCGCTGATGCACCATATGTTGAGCGGCATCCGGCACTTCGTCTGGGACCTCGGCTACGGCTTCAAGGCCAATGAGCGCGAGGCCCTGACCTGGGGCGCGCTGATCGGCGGCATCGTGCTGACGGTGCTGATCTGGATCATCGCCTACATGATCGGAGGTGGACGATGA
- a CDS encoding SDR family oxidoreductase: MTKNGKRVAWVTGGGSGIGEAGAEALAADGWTVVISGRRKDALDVVVAKITKAAGMAEAIALDVANADAAQKAADQIVARHGRIDLLVNNAGINVPKRSWKDMELDGWDQLVQVNLNGVLYCMRAVLPTMRKQKDGSIINVSSWAGRHVSKMPGPAYTTTKHAVLALTHSFNMDECVNGLRACCLMPGEVATPILKLRPVVPSEEEQAKMLQSEDLGRTIAFIASMPPRVCINELLISPTHNRGFIQTPLSRD; the protein is encoded by the coding sequence ATGACCAAAAACGGGAAACGCGTGGCCTGGGTCACCGGCGGTGGCAGCGGGATCGGCGAGGCCGGCGCCGAGGCGCTCGCGGCCGACGGCTGGACGGTGGTGATCTCTGGCCGCCGCAAGGATGCCCTGGATGTCGTGGTGGCGAAGATCACCAAGGCGGCCGGGATGGCCGAGGCCATCGCGCTGGATGTGGCGAACGCCGACGCGGCCCAGAAGGCGGCCGATCAGATCGTCGCCAGGCACGGCCGGATCGATCTCCTGGTCAACAATGCCGGCATCAATGTCCCGAAGCGCAGCTGGAAGGACATGGAACTGGACGGCTGGGACCAGCTCGTCCAGGTCAATCTCAACGGCGTGCTCTATTGCATGCGCGCGGTGCTGCCGACGATGCGCAAGCAAAAGGATGGCTCGATCATCAACGTCTCGTCCTGGGCCGGCCGCCACGTCTCGAAGATGCCGGGCCCGGCCTACACCACCACCAAACATGCGGTGCTGGCGCTGACTCATTCCTTCAACATGGACGAATGCGTCAACGGCCTGCGCGCCTGCTGCCTGATGCCGGGCGAGGTGGCGACGCCGATCCTGAAGCTGCGCCCGGTGGTGCCGAGCGAGGAAGAGCAGGCGAAGATGCTGCAATCCGAGGATCTCGGCCGCACCATCGCGTTCATCGCCAGCATGCCACCGCGCGTCTGCATCAACGAGCTCCTGATCAGCCCGACGCATAATCGCGGCTTCATCCAGACGCCGCTGAGCAGGGATTGA
- a CDS encoding sulfite exporter TauE/SafE family protein encodes MMAGLDISELVELALLLIAVGALSGFLAGVFGIGGGAILVPVFYECFRIAGVPLEVRMPLCIGTSLAVIIPTSIRSFQAHYKRGAVDMSILRVWWLPIMIGVVTGSVVARYAPERLFKIVFVCVAYSAAARLIFARETWKLGDDLPKGPLMRVYGFCVGILSTLMGIGGGLFSNLLMTFYGRPIHQAVATSSALAVLISIPGALGYIFAGWPAAATYPSVTALQVPFALGYVSLIGAVLVMPMSLVTAPLGVRAAHAMSKRTLEVAFGCYLFIVGSRFVMSLLSGQ; translated from the coding sequence CTGATGGCTGGCCTCGATATCTCCGAGCTCGTGGAGCTCGCGCTGCTGCTGATCGCAGTCGGCGCACTGTCGGGCTTTCTCGCGGGCGTGTTCGGCATCGGCGGCGGTGCGATTCTCGTGCCGGTGTTCTATGAATGCTTCCGCATCGCCGGCGTGCCGCTGGAGGTGCGGATGCCGCTCTGCATCGGCACCTCGCTTGCGGTGATCATCCCGACGTCGATCCGTTCGTTCCAGGCGCATTACAAGCGCGGCGCCGTCGACATGTCGATCCTGCGCGTCTGGTGGCTGCCGATCATGATCGGCGTCGTCACCGGCAGCGTGGTCGCGCGCTACGCGCCGGAGCGGCTGTTCAAGATCGTGTTTGTTTGCGTCGCCTATTCAGCGGCAGCCCGCCTGATCTTCGCGCGCGAGACCTGGAAGCTCGGCGACGATCTGCCCAAGGGCCCGTTGATGCGCGTCTATGGCTTCTGCGTCGGCATTTTGTCGACGCTGATGGGCATCGGCGGCGGCTTGTTCTCGAACCTGCTGATGACGTTCTACGGCCGGCCGATCCATCAGGCGGTCGCGACATCGTCGGCGCTCGCGGTGCTGATCTCGATTCCCGGTGCGCTCGGCTACATCTTTGCTGGCTGGCCGGCGGCAGCGACCTATCCGAGCGTCACGGCGCTGCAAGTCCCGTTCGCGCTCGGTTATGTCTCGCTGATCGGCGCCGTGCTGGTGATGCCGATGAGCCTCGTCACTGCGCCGCTCGGCGTGAGAGCCGCGCATGCGATGTCGAAACGGACGCTGGAGGTCGCGTTCGGCTGCTATCTGTTTATCGTCGGCAGCAGGTTTGTGATGAGCCTGTTGAGCGGACAGTAG